The Thermomicrobiales bacterium genome includes the window TGCGGGTCGGCCATGCGCGGATCGGCAACGTATTGGTCGCGATGAGCGAACGCCTTCAGCTTGGCTTCGACCCAGGCGTGGATGCCCTTGCCGGTCGTGTGGCCAAACTCGGCCACCGGCCAGCCCTCGACGATGTTGGCCATCAGCAGCACCGTCGGTCCCTGCGTGTTGGGCGGCATCTCGACGATGTCGTAGCCGCGATACGACGTTGAGATCGGCTCGACCCACTCCGGCTCGAACGCCGCGAAATCGTCGAGCGTGATCGCTGAGCCTGCGTCCTGCAGTGTGGCAACCATGTCCGCCGCGACGTCGCCCTCATAGAACGCGCGCGCGCCTTCGATGCCGATGCGCTCCAGCGTCTTCGCCAGCGCCGGTTGGCGCATGATGTCGCCTGTCCGCTTCGGTCCGCCAAAGACGGCCTGTGTACCCGGGTGACCCTCAACGACATCACGCAGGCGCACGCACGCTTCGGCGAAGTTGTTGGCGACCGGCGCACCATCGCGGGCGTACATGACGGCGCTGGCCAGCACGCGATCGAGCGAACGCGAACCGAAGCGATCCTGCAGCGCCGCCCAGCCGCCGACCGTCCCCGGCACGGTGACGGTCAGACCGCCGCGCTCGGGGATCTCATCGTGCCCAGCGGCGTGGAGATAGTCGAGGCTCATGCCAGCCGGTGCCGGGCCGGACGAATTCAGGCCGAACATCCGACGCTCGCCCGGGTGCCAGATCATGGCGAAGAGGTCGCCGCCGGTATGGCACTGATGCGGATAGAGCACGTTCAGCACGGCATTGGCGGCGATCGCCGCGTCGACAGCGTTGCCGCCCTCCTGCAAAATGCGCAAACCCGCCTGGCTGGCGAGATAGTGCGGTGATGCAACTACCCCGTTCGTCGCCCACGTCGTCGGTCGTCCTGTCACGTCGAAGCCTCCCCAAACTCCCAGCTCATCATCACTCTGTCCACGGCGATGCTACCGGAGAGATGCGGACAGGACAATTGCGGGGATAATGAGCGCATACCTTGCACCCGAACTGCGCACCACTGCGGCGTGACGAACGTACAGAAATGAAGGTCACGATGGACTACACATCTGCGGCAGAGCGCCTTGAGCAGGCATGGAGGACCCGCGAGCTGATCCAGCCGCTGAGCCGGAGCGCCGGGATGGCGACCATTGACGATGCCTACGCGGTGCAGAGCCGCTGGAACGCTCTGCGCGAGGCTGCGGGCGAGCGAGTTGTCGGCCGCAAGATCGGTCTGACAAGCAAGGCGATGCAGGAGCAGGCCGGCTTCGACCGACCCGATTTCGGCCGCCTCTGGGCATCACGCCACGTTGCCGCCACCAACGGCCACGCCGAAATCGAGACGAGTCTGTTCCTGCAGCCACGCATCGAGGGTGAGATCGCCTTCCTGCTGAAATCACCGCTGAGCGGTGAGGTGTCGATCGAAGAGGTTCTCGCTGCCACCGAAGCAGTTGCCCCGTCGTTTGAGATCGTCGACAGTCGCTTCGAGCGCCGCGACTTTCAGGTGATCGACACTATCGCCGACAACGCCTCCTTCGGCGCGTTCACGATCGGGCAATGGGGGCAGGGGATGCTACGTGGCGACCTGCGTGACGTGCCGATGACGTTGCAGCAGAACGGCGAGGTCGTGGTCACCGGCACCGGCGCGGACAGCCTCGGCCACCCAGCCAGCGCCGTCGCCTGGCTGGCGGCGACACTCAGCAGCTACGGCGAGACCCTGCAAGCGGGCGACTGGATCCTCTCCGGCTCCCTCGGACGCGCCATCCCGGTCAATCGTGGCGATGCATTCCACCTGCAAATCGGCGAGGAGCAGGCATTGGAGATCATCTTTATCTAAGCGCGCTGCTGGTAATTGGCGTCGCGCATTGCGCGCCATGCCCTGTGACCAACTGTCATCGCGCGGCTATACTGATCCCTCGTCACAGGGGAGCGCAGAGCGGTCATGGTCATCACTCCAGCACGCCAGCAGTATCTGCAATTGAAGGCCGAGCAGCCGGACGCGATCCTGCTGTATCGCATGGGCGACTTTTACGAGATGTTCGACGAGGACGCGCACACGGCTGCGCGCGTCCTTGGCATCACGTTGACATCGCGCGAGTTCGGCCGAGCCGGTCGCGTGCCGATGGCCGGCATTCCCTACCACGCGCTGAACGGCTATCTGCGACGCTTCCTGCGCGCGGGTTACCGACTGGCGATCTGCGAGCAGCTCTCGGAGCCGGGTAAGGGTCTCGTCGAGCGCGGTATCACTCGCGTGCTCTCGTCCGGCACGATCGACGACCCTGCCCTGCTCGATGCCGGACGACCGAACCTGCTGCTATCTCTGGTTGTGCACGGCGCGCTGGTCGGGCTGGCCTGGGTCGACGTCTCAACTGGCGCATGCGAGTACCGCGCCTTGCCGGTCGACGACCTAACCGCGCTGGCCACCTTTGTTGACCAACTGGACCCGGCCGAGATTGTCGGTCCGGAGGCGGACGACCTCGAGATCGATACCCGCATCGCCATCCGGCCAATCGCTGGCGAGTGGACGATCGACGCCGCGACGCGACTACTGGAGAGCCGTTTCCCGGGTTGCGAGCCGATCCGTCCCGCCGCAGCGCTGGCGGTCGCCGTCCTCATCACCTATCTTGAGCGCGGCCAGCCTGCCCTGCTAAAGGCGCTGGAAGCACCGCTGCCGTACCAGACCGACGGCATCATGGTGCTGGATCGGCAGACGCGGCTGAACCTGGAGATTGACCTGCGCTCGCGCGAGCGCCACGATCTGTTCGGTTTGCTGAACCGCACGCACACTGCACCGGGAGCACGCCGTCTCCGCGCGCTGCTCAATCGACCGCTGCTGGATCGCGACGCGCTTGGCCGACGGCTGGACGCCGTCGAGGAGCTGGTCGGCGATACGCCGCTGAGGTCCGGCGTCGCGAAGGCGCTGAGCGGGTTGCTTGATCTGGAGCGGCTGGCGGCTCGGGTCGCGACCGGTGCGGCGCGGGCGAATGAGTTGCTGGCGCTGGCGGACACGCTCGACGGTGCCGAACGGGTGCGCGCAGTCCTGCGGGGGCGGGCCGAGTCGACACTTCTGGTCGAGCTGGCCGCCGACATCGCCGCGCTCCCAGATGTTCGCGACCGCATTCGCGCCGAGCTCGATAACGGATCGTCGCGCCTGCTGCGCACCGGCATCGACCGCCGCCTCGACCTGATCTACGCCGCCATCGACCGCGACCGCGACGGCATCGCCGCGATGGAGCGCAGCGAGCGCGAGCGCACCGGCATTCGCACGCTGAAGGTCGGCTACAACAAGGTATTCGGCTACTACCTGGAGATCACCCGCGCGCACCGCGACAAAGCCCCGGCCGACTACATTCGCAAGCAGACGCTGACGAACGCCGAGCGCTTCGTCACCCCGGCGCTCAAGGAGGCCGAGAGCCGCATTGTCGCCAACGAGGAGCGCGCGGCGGAGCTTGAGTCAGAACTGTTTGCGCGGCTGGTTCGTGAGCTGGGCGAGTCGGTCGCCGTCATTCGCACGACGGCGGCAGCGCTCGCGACAATCGACGCGCTAGTCGCGCTCGCGACAGTCGCTGTCGAGCAGCGCTTTGTCCGGCCGGCGCTGGACGACTCGACGGTGCTGCACATCGAAGGCGGTCGGCATCCAATTGTCGAACGGCAGCTCCCGTACGGGGAGTTCGTGCCAAATGACACGCGGCTCAACGAAGACGCGCCGGTTGTCATCCTGACCGGCCCGAACATGGCCGGCAAATCGACCTGGCTGCGGCAGGTCGCGCTGATCGTCTTTCTGGCGCAGATCGGCTCGTTCGTCCCGGCGGACAGAGCAAGGATCGGGCTGGTCGATCGCATCTTCACCCGCATTGGCGCGCACGATGACCTGGCGAACGGGCGGTCGACGTTCATGGTTGAGATGCTGGAGACGGCGACGATTCTGCACCACGCGACCGAGCGCTCCCTGGTTGTGCTGGACGAGATCGGACGTGGCACAAGTACGGAGGACGGCGTCGCGATTGCCGGGGCGGTGGTCGAGCATCTGATCGAGTGGGTCGGCGCACGGACACTGTTCGCCACGCACTTTCGGGAGCTGGCGGAGATCGCCGCCGAGAACAACCGGGTCGTGGCTTTGCAGACGGCGATCAAACAACATCCGGACGGGCTGGTCTTCCTGCACGCGATCGTCCCCGGCATCGCCGAGGCCGCCTTCGGGCTGGAAATCGCCCGGCTGGCCGGCTTGCCGACGTCGGTCATTCAGCGCGCGCAGACATCGTTTGGCAAGATGACGCGGCAGATCCCAACCGTCGAGGCTGCGAGATCAAGCGCGGCGGACGTGGTGCGCGAGCGCGTTGCCAATGACGTGCTGGCCGTCGACCTGGCCAACACGACGCCGCTGGCTGCATTGAACCTGCTGGCGAGCTGGCAGCAGCGCCTGCGCGCCGCAGATGACGAGCCGATCGGGCCGCGTGCGCTGCTCGTCGCCGAAGACCAGCGCGCCGCGCAGGCTGACTGATGGCGATCCGCGTTCTGCCGCCCGCGCTCGTTCAGCGCATCGCCGCCGGTGAGGTGATTACGCAGCCGCGCGCAGCCGTCCGCGAGCTGATCGACAACGCGCTCGATGCCGACTCCACCCGGGTGGAGATCGAGATCGTCTCCGGCGGCTACGATCTGATCGTCGTGCATGACAACGGGCACGGCATCGCGGCGGAAGATGGGGACCTCCTCTTCGCCCGCCACGCAACCAGCAAGCTGGCAAGCGCCGATGGGCTGGACGCCGTCAGGACGCTCGGCTTCCGGGGCGAAGCGCTCGCCAGCCTGGCAGCGGTCGGCGATGTCGAGGTCAGCACGCGGCACGCCGATGAGCAGGTCGGCTTCCGGCTCACGAGCGGCGGAGCGCTGAGTCCGCTCGCACGTCAGACCGGCACGACCGTCACCGTCCGGCAGCTCTTCTCGCGCTACCCGGTACGGCGCGAGGCAGCGACGCCGGTGACCGAGGCTCGCGCCATTCGGCGGCTGATCACGCAACTAGCGCTGATCCGACCGAAGGTCAGCTGGGTGCTCCGCGTTGATGGCCGCATGGTGCTGCTGACGACCGGTGGCGGACTGCGCAACGTCTTGATGACGCTGGAAGGGGACAAGGCACGGCATCTGCTGGATCTCGGACCTCTTGACGTCGACGGCGTGCGAATCCAGGGACTGGCTGACGGACCGAACCCGACCAGCGGACGGAGCGACGGTATCCTGCTGTCGGTCAATGGGCGGCTGTGCGACGTGCCGGAGCTACGGCGCGCCATCGCCCGCGCCTACGCCGAGGTACTACCACGACAGCGGACGCCGCGCGTCATTCTGACCATTGAGGTTGACCCGGCGCGGGTTGACGCGAATGTCCATCCGGCCAAGGAGCGCGTTGCCATCCACGATGTCGCGGCGATCACCGGACCGCTGTTTGGGGAACTACGGGCGATGCTCGGGCGAACCGCCCACAGCGTCAGTGGCCAGCGGTCATTGGCGCTCGACCTCGGTCGGCTGACCAGTAGCGGGATGGCCGAAGACCGTGGCCACTACGCAGCCAACGGCTGGCAGACGCGCAACATCCCGGCGGGATCGCTTCCGGCACTGCGGGTTGTCGGGCAGATCGCCGACACGCTGATCGTCTGCGAATCGGAGATCGGCACGTTGCTGATCGACCAGCACCGCGCCCACGAGCGAGTTATCTACGAGCGGCTAATGGCCGGGGAGTCGGTTGAGGCGGACGAGCCGGTGCGCATCGCCATCCCTCCGCGGTTCGTGTCGGCGCTCGAAGCCTGCACGGCAGACGCCCTGCTATCTGGCTGGCGCTGGACCGAATTCGGGCTGGACGATGTCCTGGTGACCGCCGCTCCAGTGGACATGGAGCCTGCTGACCTGCCGGACGTTCTGGCGCAGTTGTCTGCAGAGCCGAAGCACGACATCGCAGCGGCGGCAGCCTGCCACGCTGCGCTGCGCAAGCGGCGGCCACTGTCGCCGACAACAGCCGTCGCGCTCATTGAAGCGCTGACGCAGACGCGCACACCGGCGACCTGCCCGCACGGCCAGCCGATCGTCCTCAACCTCGATCACGACTTCCTGGAGCGCCAGTTCGGCTGGCGCTAAGGGACACTCTTTGCCCTTGTCTGTTTCTGTTGACACGGCATCAGAGCGCTGATAGGTTGACGTCCCGCGACACTCGTTGCTGCGAAGCTTGGCAACGCCATAGAGGAGGACGGCATGGAACTGAGTGGTATTTCGCACCGTATCGCCAAAGCGCAGGAATTGATGGCCGAGCGCGGCCTCGACTTTCTGTTCATCTCCCCGTCCTCCGACATGATCTATATGTTCGACGGGCCATCCCACGCGAGCGAGCGGCTGGCGTTGGTCATCATCCCGCAGAGCGGTCGGCCGGAGGTCGTCGTTCCGCAGCTGGAGTATTCGCGGTTCGCCGACAAGGCCTCGATCGCTGGCATCCACACCTGGCCGGAGACCGCCCAGCCGGTCGATCTGGTTGCCGAACTGCTGAGCGGCATCGAGAAGCCGAAGGTCGCGATCAGCGACAAGATGTGGAGCGTCTTCCTCGTTCGGATGCTCGAAGCTATCCCCAACGCGACCTATAGCAGCGCAACGCCGATCATCCGCGAGTTGCGGATGGTGAAGGATGAGGACGAGATCGAGAAGCTGCGCGTTGCTGCGGCGGCAGCAGATCGCGCCTGGGACGAATTCGCAACCACAGCCAGCATCATCGGCAAGACTGAGCGAGAAGCGGCCACGATGCTTACCGAATTGCGGCGCAAGCACGGGCTGGACATTACCGGCATCGGCATCTGCGCCAGCGGCCCGAACGGGGCGAATCCGCATCACTCGACTGGCGACCGTGTGCTGCAGGAGGGCGATGCGGTTGTCTTCGACTTTGGCGGGACGATCGATAATTACCACGCCGATGTCACCCGCACCGTCTTCCTCGGCGAGCCAACCGACGAGTACCGCAAGGTCTACGAGACTGTCCTGCAGGCGAACCGCGAGGCAGTTGGCGCGTATCGGCTCGGCAACACCTGCCAGGATGTGGACCGAGTCGCGCGCAAGATCATCACTGATGCTGGCTATGGCGAGTACTTCATCCACCGGCTGGGCCACGGCCTCGGTCTCGACGGACATGAGGAGCCGTACCTCGTCGAAGGCAACGATCTGCCGCTGCGCGTCGGCATGGTGTTCAGCGATGAGCCGGGGATCTACCTGCCCGGCAAGTTTGGCGTGCGGATCGAGGATTCAGTCGTCGTGCGAGAGGATGGCGGCGAGGTTATCAACCACAGCAACCGCGAGTTAACGGTGATGTCGTAGGCCGAGAAGACCGTCCGTACGGCCAATGCACAGGAGATCGGCGTATACAGAAATAGCAGCATACGCCTTGCGAAGTCGTAAGCCGGTTCAACGTGCTTCACGCATCTCTTCGCCACACGTATCCCTGCGGAGCTTGACGGAACGATGCCTTCGGGTGGCGATGCGTCACTCGTGGGCAACAAGCAATGGGGAGACCATCTATGACTGATCTGCTCAAGACGTCTCTGTACCAACGGTTGTCCCGGCGTCTGTTTCTGGGAGGGGCTGCGGCATCAGCTGTTGGGCTGCTCGTCGCCTGCGGAGGTGATGACGACGAAGAGGCAACGTCGACCCCGTCGTCATCCGGCGAGGCAACCTCGTCAACCGGTGGCGGTGAAGCGACTGAATCGGCTGGCGAGACGGAGACGACCGGCTCGCCGGAGGCGTCCGGCGGCACGCCGACGCAGGGTGGCAGCATCCTGATCGGCACGCTCGGCGAGGCGAACACCATCAACCCGATCGCCGCCAGCCAGTCGGAGGACTACTTCCGCTGCAGCCTGATCTACGAGCAGCTCGTCCGGCTCGACCCGGCGACCTACGAGCCGCAGCCCAGCCTCGCTGCATCGTGGGAAGTCGCCGACCTGACCTACACCTTCACCCTGCATGACAACATCAAGTTCTCCGATGGCTCGGACCTGACCGCTGACGACATTGCCTTCACGTTGCAGGCGATGCTCGATACGGCCAACGCCAGCCCGCGCCAGTCGCGCCTGTTCTCAATTGAGGGCGCGCAGGAGTTCGCCGATGGTTCGGCAACCGAAGTCTCCGGTGTCAAGGTGGTTGATCCGACGACGCTGGAAGTGACGCTGGCTGAGCCGGACGCTTCAATTCTGTTCAACTTCTATTACGTCCGGCCGCTGCCGAAAGCCCTGCTGGAGGGCAAGGACCTGTCGAAGGCATCGACCGATCCGTTCTTCCAGAATCCGGTCGGCGCAGGACCGTTCAAGTTCGTGTCGTGGTCGGTCGGCAGCGACTTTGTCGGCGAGCGCAACGAGCACTACTATCAGGAGGGCAAGCCCTACCTGGACAAGTTCACGCACCGCACGATCACCGACTCGCAGGCGCTGGTGAACTCGCTGCTATCCGGCGACATCGACGGCTCCGTCTATCCCAGCCCATCCGGTGCTGACCAATTGAAGGCCAACGAGGATCTGGAAGTGCTGGTGCCGCCGTTCGGCTCGCCAGACGGCTGGATCTTCAACTTCCAGAACGAGTATCTGGCCAAGAAGGAGGTGCGACAGGCGATCGCCTACGCGCTGAATATGGACCAGTTCTCGCAGGACTCGCTGTACGGCCTCGGCGCACCGGGCACCGGACCGGTCGCACCCGGTAACTTCGTGTACGACAACACGCTGGAGCCGCATCCGTTCGACATGGATCAGGCGCAGACACTCCTCGATCAGGCAGGAACGCCGCCGTCTGGCATTCGATTCATGGTCAACCAGGGCAACGTCCTGCGCGAGGACTTCCTGACCTACACCCAGGCGCAGCTCTCCAAGCTGGGCTGGGAGATCGAGCCGGTCGTCATCGAATACGCGACGGCGGTCGATCAGGTCATCAACCGCTCCTACGACGTCGCCGAGAGTCAGATGGTCGGTGCCGGTATCACCATCGATCCGGGCGATCTCGCCTCGTACTATCAGACCGACGGCTCAGCCAACTACTCGGGCTACAGCAACCCCGATCTGGATGCGCTGTTCGATCAGGCACGGCAGGCAACAGATGTCGACGAGCAGAAGGATCTCTACGCGCAGATCCAGCAGATCCTCGTTGAGGACATGCCGGCCACGTTCTCGTGGTATCGGCCGTACCTGCACGTCGTCAAGAAGAAGTTCCAGGGCTATGTCGACAGCAACCTGTCGAACGGCCTGTTCGCCGAGCTGGAGAACGTCTACATCGTTGAGGGGTAATCCACCTGCGTCATATCGCCAATCGCGGGCACCGTGGTGTGCTCGCGATTGGCCGCAGCGGGTTTGACACTCACTGGATACCACTGTTGTAGACATGCAGAGAGAGGTGATCGCCTATGTCGAGCGGAATCCTGCGTTATGCAATCCGCCGCATTCTTGGAGCGATCCCTCTTTTGCTGGGTCTCAGCCTGGTGATGTTCGGGCTCGTCCACATCGCGCCGGGCGACCCGATTCAGTCGATGATCTCGCCCGACAACACCGACCCGGCATTCATCGAGCAAGCCCGGAAGAACTACGGGCTGGATAAGCCGCTGCCGGTGCAGTACGTGATCTACATTGGCAAGTTGGCGCGCGGAGACTTCGGACGCGCGATCACATTCAATGGAAAGCCTGTTCTCGAACTCATCAAGGAGCGAGCCAGCGCGACGATCATTCTGCAGGTCGTGTCGCTGGCCATCGCGTTGCTGATCGCGATCCCGCTCGGCGTTCTCTCGGCGACGCGGCAGTACAGTCTGCTCGACAACACAACAACGGTCGGCTCGTTCATTGGGCTGGCGCTGCCGAACTTCTGGCTAGCGCTCCTGCTGCAGTTCTATCTGAGCGTGAAGCTGGGCTGGCTGCCAGCGATCAGTACGGACGTCAACAATGCCGCGCTGCTAGGCAAGGTCAAGTATTCGGTTATGCCAGTAGCGGTGCTGGCGTTTCCATCGGTCGCCTACTTCGCGCGATTCATGCGTTCGGCGATGCTGGAAGTCATCAATCAGGACTACATGACGATGGCGCGCGCCAAGGGGCTGAGCGATCGTAAGGTGCTTTACCGCCACGGGTTCCGCAACGCGCTGATCCCGATGATCACCGTCACCGGCCTGCAGGTGTCGCGCATCCTCGGCGGCTCGGTCATCATCGAGAAGATCTTCGCCTGGCCGGGCCTTGGGTCGCTGGCGTATGACGCGATTACCCAGCGCGACTATCCGGTGATCCTCGGCGTCACCATCATCGCCGGGGCGTTCGTCATCATGGTCAACCTCATCGTCGACCTGCTCTACGTCGTCGTCGATCCGCGCGTGTCGCTGACACGGTAGCCACGGACGGAGCGAAGGTGGCAGAGCTGCAATCAACCAGCGAGCTGAGGAATCAGGCACAGCCAGAGCACGAGGCCAGCAGTCGTTCGCGACCTGTGCTGCATCGCTTCATGCAGAACAAGCTCGCGGTCGCGGGCATGGTAGTCATCGTCTTCATGTACGCGGTGGCAATCGCTGCGCCGGTCATTCAGCGCTACGACTACCGTGAGATCACGCCAGGCGCGCGCAACCTGCCGCCCTCTTCGGAGCACTGGCTGGGCACCGACCGCAATGGGCGCGACACCTACTCGCGGCTGGTCTACGGCTCGCGCGTGTCGCTGGCGGTCGGCTTCGTCGCGGTCGCGATCGTGATGACGATCGGCACGTCGTTCGGCGCGCTGGCCGGGTACTTCGGTGGCTGGGTCGATGGCATCTTGATGCGATTTACCGACGTGCTTCTGTCAATACCGCAGATCCTCTTACTGATCGCGGCAGCGGCATTGTTCCGGCCCAGCCTGAAAACGACCGTCATCGTGATCGGCGTCACATCGTGGCCCGGCGCAGCCCGCCTGATCCGCGGCCAGTTCCTGTCGCTGCGCGATCAGGAGTACGTCACCGCAGCGCGGACGATTGGCGCACCGCCATTCCGCATCATCATGCGGCATCTGATGCCGAACGCGATGGCGATCATCATCGTCGAGACAACGCTCTGGCTGTCGTATGCGATTCTGTTGGAGGCCAGTCTGTCGTACCTCGGACTCGGTGTGCAGATACCTACACCGTCGTGGGGCAACATGCTGCAGGACGGCCAGCGTGAGCTGCTCGTCGGCGCGTGGTGGCTGACGTTCTTCCCCGGTCTGGCGATCTTCATGACCGCGCTCGCATTCAATCTCGTTGGCGATGGCTTGCGCGATGCATTCGACCCACGCCAACGCCGGCGGTGAGAGCAGCTAGATAGAGACGACGAGCGAGCCAACTGGTTACGCCGGCCCCTCCCGTGATGTTGAGTACAGTGTCATTGTCGGATAGGAAGCCTTCCCTTTCTCTGTCATCTCGAACCGCAGTGAGAGATCTCCCACCCGTTCGACCTAGTCCAACGGGGGAGAGATTTCTCGCGTGCGCGCTCGAAATGACAGGACGAGGAGAGCGCTGTCGCATAGACAGGTTGGCGTTGACAGACTACTCCACACGACAGGATACGGGAGCGGCCGCAGCGCCATATTGCTCGATTCCTTGGCGCTAATAACCCTATCAACCGCCGTTCTACCCGATAGCCGGGATGCCGGAGGCTGCAATCTTGTCGTTGAGATCCTTCGTCACCGAATCGACAACCGCCTGCAACGCAGCGAGGTTCTCGTCGGCCTGGACCGCCAGAACTTCAAAGACGTCGTATGTCTGCTGAGGCGGGCGGGAGTCGCCGTAGGCGACGGTGCCTTGCAACGAGGCGAGCTTCGAGTTGACCTTCGGCGGGAAGTTGAACGAGTCGG containing:
- the ggt gene encoding gamma-glutamyltransferase; protein product: MTGRPTTWATNGVVASPHYLASQAGLRILQEGGNAVDAAIAANAVLNVLYPHQCHTGGDLFAMIWHPGERRMFGLNSSGPAPAGMSLDYLHAAGHDEIPERGGLTVTVPGTVGGWAALQDRFGSRSLDRVLASAVMYARDGAPVANNFAEACVRLRDVVEGHPGTQAVFGGPKRTGDIMRQPALAKTLERIGIEGARAFYEGDVAADMVATLQDAGSAITLDDFAAFEPEWVEPISTSYRGYDIVEMPPNTQGPTVLLMANIVEGWPVAEFGHTTGKGIHAWVEAKLKAFAHRDQYVADPRMADPQVAQFLDKEVAARMRAEIDLERTSLEGGDFQDGDTVYLCVVDRDGMAVSLIQSVYNNFGSGVLAPGAGVLFHNRGRGFSVDPQHLNFLQPGKRPYHTLIPAMLMRDGQPEWVFGTMGADAQAQVQLQMLLGMIDFGLEPQQVIETPRWVSGADPDRTRWLRVEPRVGADTIADLQARGHNVVVGNEWDSAMGHAHCIRIDRERGVFGGASDPRADGIAAGW
- a CDS encoding fumarylacetoacetate hydrolase family protein; the encoded protein is MDYTSAAERLEQAWRTRELIQPLSRSAGMATIDDAYAVQSRWNALREAAGERVVGRKIGLTSKAMQEQAGFDRPDFGRLWASRHVAATNGHAEIETSLFLQPRIEGEIAFLLKSPLSGEVSIEEVLAATEAVAPSFEIVDSRFERRDFQVIDTIADNASFGAFTIGQWGQGMLRGDLRDVPMTLQQNGEVVVTGTGADSLGHPASAVAWLAATLSSYGETLQAGDWILSGSLGRAIPVNRGDAFHLQIGEEQALEIIFI
- the mutS gene encoding DNA mismatch repair protein MutS — encoded protein: MVITPARQQYLQLKAEQPDAILLYRMGDFYEMFDEDAHTAARVLGITLTSREFGRAGRVPMAGIPYHALNGYLRRFLRAGYRLAICEQLSEPGKGLVERGITRVLSSGTIDDPALLDAGRPNLLLSLVVHGALVGLAWVDVSTGACEYRALPVDDLTALATFVDQLDPAEIVGPEADDLEIDTRIAIRPIAGEWTIDAATRLLESRFPGCEPIRPAAALAVAVLITYLERGQPALLKALEAPLPYQTDGIMVLDRQTRLNLEIDLRSRERHDLFGLLNRTHTAPGARRLRALLNRPLLDRDALGRRLDAVEELVGDTPLRSGVAKALSGLLDLERLAARVATGAARANELLALADTLDGAERVRAVLRGRAESTLLVELAADIAALPDVRDRIRAELDNGSSRLLRTGIDRRLDLIYAAIDRDRDGIAAMERSERERTGIRTLKVGYNKVFGYYLEITRAHRDKAPADYIRKQTLTNAERFVTPALKEAESRIVANEERAAELESELFARLVRELGESVAVIRTTAAALATIDALVALATVAVEQRFVRPALDDSTVLHIEGGRHPIVERQLPYGEFVPNDTRLNEDAPVVILTGPNMAGKSTWLRQVALIVFLAQIGSFVPADRARIGLVDRIFTRIGAHDDLANGRSTFMVEMLETATILHHATERSLVVLDEIGRGTSTEDGVAIAGAVVEHLIEWVGARTLFATHFRELAEIAAENNRVVALQTAIKQHPDGLVFLHAIVPGIAEAAFGLEIARLAGLPTSVIQRAQTSFGKMTRQIPTVEAARSSAADVVRERVANDVLAVDLANTTPLAALNLLASWQQRLRAADDEPIGPRALLVAEDQRAAQAD
- the mutL gene encoding DNA mismatch repair endonuclease MutL, encoding MAIRVLPPALVQRIAAGEVITQPRAAVRELIDNALDADSTRVEIEIVSGGYDLIVVHDNGHGIAAEDGDLLFARHATSKLASADGLDAVRTLGFRGEALASLAAVGDVEVSTRHADEQVGFRLTSGGALSPLARQTGTTVTVRQLFSRYPVRREAATPVTEARAIRRLITQLALIRPKVSWVLRVDGRMVLLTTGGGLRNVLMTLEGDKARHLLDLGPLDVDGVRIQGLADGPNPTSGRSDGILLSVNGRLCDVPELRRAIARAYAEVLPRQRTPRVILTIEVDPARVDANVHPAKERVAIHDVAAITGPLFGELRAMLGRTAHSVSGQRSLALDLGRLTSSGMAEDRGHYAANGWQTRNIPAGSLPALRVVGQIADTLIVCESEIGTLLIDQHRAHERVIYERLMAGESVEADEPVRIAIPPRFVSALEACTADALLSGWRWTEFGLDDVLVTAAPVDMEPADLPDVLAQLSAEPKHDIAAAAACHAALRKRRPLSPTTAVALIEALTQTRTPATCPHGQPIVLNLDHDFLERQFGWR
- a CDS encoding Xaa-Pro peptidase family protein, with product MELSGISHRIAKAQELMAERGLDFLFISPSSDMIYMFDGPSHASERLALVIIPQSGRPEVVVPQLEYSRFADKASIAGIHTWPETAQPVDLVAELLSGIEKPKVAISDKMWSVFLVRMLEAIPNATYSSATPIIRELRMVKDEDEIEKLRVAAAAADRAWDEFATTASIIGKTEREAATMLTELRRKHGLDITGIGICASGPNGANPHHSTGDRVLQEGDAVVFDFGGTIDNYHADVTRTVFLGEPTDEYRKVYETVLQANREAVGAYRLGNTCQDVDRVARKIITDAGYGEYFIHRLGHGLGLDGHEEPYLVEGNDLPLRVGMVFSDEPGIYLPGKFGVRIEDSVVVREDGGEVINHSNRELTVMS
- a CDS encoding ABC transporter substrate-binding protein, with amino-acid sequence MTDLLKTSLYQRLSRRLFLGGAAASAVGLLVACGGDDDEEATSTPSSSGEATSSTGGGEATESAGETETTGSPEASGGTPTQGGSILIGTLGEANTINPIAASQSEDYFRCSLIYEQLVRLDPATYEPQPSLAASWEVADLTYTFTLHDNIKFSDGSDLTADDIAFTLQAMLDTANASPRQSRLFSIEGAQEFADGSATEVSGVKVVDPTTLEVTLAEPDASILFNFYYVRPLPKALLEGKDLSKASTDPFFQNPVGAGPFKFVSWSVGSDFVGERNEHYYQEGKPYLDKFTHRTITDSQALVNSLLSGDIDGSVYPSPSGADQLKANEDLEVLVPPFGSPDGWIFNFQNEYLAKKEVRQAIAYALNMDQFSQDSLYGLGAPGTGPVAPGNFVYDNTLEPHPFDMDQAQTLLDQAGTPPSGIRFMVNQGNVLREDFLTYTQAQLSKLGWEIEPVVIEYATAVDQVINRSYDVAESQMVGAGITIDPGDLASYYQTDGSANYSGYSNPDLDALFDQARQATDVDEQKDLYAQIQQILVEDMPATFSWYRPYLHVVKKKFQGYVDSNLSNGLFAELENVYIVEG
- a CDS encoding ABC transporter permease; its protein translation is MSSGILRYAIRRILGAIPLLLGLSLVMFGLVHIAPGDPIQSMISPDNTDPAFIEQARKNYGLDKPLPVQYVIYIGKLARGDFGRAITFNGKPVLELIKERASATIILQVVSLAIALLIAIPLGVLSATRQYSLLDNTTTVGSFIGLALPNFWLALLLQFYLSVKLGWLPAISTDVNNAALLGKVKYSVMPVAVLAFPSVAYFARFMRSAMLEVINQDYMTMARAKGLSDRKVLYRHGFRNALIPMITVTGLQVSRILGGSVIIEKIFAWPGLGSLAYDAITQRDYPVILGVTIIAGAFVIMVNLIVDLLYVVVDPRVSLTR